The following proteins are encoded in a genomic region of Sesamum indicum cultivar Zhongzhi No. 13 linkage group LG8, S_indicum_v1.0, whole genome shotgun sequence:
- the LOC105167772 gene encoding cytochrome c oxidase assembly protein COX11, mitochondrial isoform X1 translates to MSFSRCFRGTRIFSSISNSRNLGPFLSRHLLDGVGSRYNFVGASDNIIRGQRFGFQCRGFMSKRGYKSRSYTLENLVSTSFNRQYATHATPEKKSKKMLFYLTGLVFAMVGCSYAAVPLYRRFCQATGYGGTVQRRESVEEKIARHVKDGTVTSREIVVQFNADVADGMPWKFVPTQREVRVKPGESALAFYTAENRSSAPITGVSTYNVTPMKAAIYFNKIQCFCFEEQRLLPGEQIDMPVFFYIDPEFETDPKMDGINNLILSYTFFKVSEEN, encoded by the exons ATGTCGTTTTCCCGGTGTTTTAGAGGAACCCGTATCTTTTCATCTATTAGCAATTCTCGTAATCTTGGGCCCTTTTTATCCAG GCACCTGCTTGATGGTGTGGGTTCGAGATACAATTTTGTTGGAGCAAGTGATAACATCATACGTGGCCAGAGATTTGGATTTCAATGTCGAGGTTTTATGTCGAAGCGTGGATATAAATCTAGGAGTTATACTTTGGAGAATCTGGTTTCGACTAGTTTCAACCGGCAATATGCTACTCATGCTACCCCGGAAAAGAAATCTAAGAAGATGCTTTTCTACTTGACTGGATTGGTCTTTGCTATGGTGGGATGTAGTTATGCTGCTGTTCCCCTGTATAGGAGGTTTTGTCAAGCTACCGGTTATGGTGGTACTGTTCAGCGTCGGGAG AGTGTTGAAGAAAAGATTGCTCGTCATGTGAAGGATGGCACTGTAACATCCAG GGAGATCGTTGTGCAGTTCAATGCTGATGTCGCTGATGGGATGCCCTGGAAATTTGTTCCAACACAGAGAGAG GTGAGGGTGAAACCAGGAGAGAGTGCTCTTGCATTTTACACTGCTGAAAATAGAAGTTCGGCTCCAATAACAGGTGTATCTACCTATAATGTCACTCCAATGAAG gCTGCAATATACTTCAATAAGATCCAATGCTTCTGCTTTGAGGAGCAACGTCTTCTTCCTGGGGAACAGATTGACATGCCA GTCTTCTTTTACATCGACCCAGAGTTTGAAACAGATCCCAAAATGGATGGTATCAACAACTTGATTCTGTCGTACACATTTTTCAAGGTATCTGAAGAAAATTAG
- the LOC105167772 gene encoding cytochrome c oxidase assembly protein COX11, mitochondrial isoform X2, producing MSKRGYKSRSYTLENLVSTSFNRQYATHATPEKKSKKMLFYLTGLVFAMVGCSYAAVPLYRRFCQATGYGGTVQRRESVEEKIARHVKDGTVTSREIVVQFNADVADGMPWKFVPTQREVRVKPGESALAFYTAENRSSAPITGVSTYNVTPMKAAIYFNKIQCFCFEEQRLLPGEQIDMPVFFYIDPEFETDPKMDGINNLILSYTFFKVSEEN from the exons ATGTCGAAGCGTGGATATAAATCTAGGAGTTATACTTTGGAGAATCTGGTTTCGACTAGTTTCAACCGGCAATATGCTACTCATGCTACCCCGGAAAAGAAATCTAAGAAGATGCTTTTCTACTTGACTGGATTGGTCTTTGCTATGGTGGGATGTAGTTATGCTGCTGTTCCCCTGTATAGGAGGTTTTGTCAAGCTACCGGTTATGGTGGTACTGTTCAGCGTCGGGAG AGTGTTGAAGAAAAGATTGCTCGTCATGTGAAGGATGGCACTGTAACATCCAG GGAGATCGTTGTGCAGTTCAATGCTGATGTCGCTGATGGGATGCCCTGGAAATTTGTTCCAACACAGAGAGAG GTGAGGGTGAAACCAGGAGAGAGTGCTCTTGCATTTTACACTGCTGAAAATAGAAGTTCGGCTCCAATAACAGGTGTATCTACCTATAATGTCACTCCAATGAAG gCTGCAATATACTTCAATAAGATCCAATGCTTCTGCTTTGAGGAGCAACGTCTTCTTCCTGGGGAACAGATTGACATGCCA GTCTTCTTTTACATCGACCCAGAGTTTGAAACAGATCCCAAAATGGATGGTATCAACAACTTGATTCTGTCGTACACATTTTTCAAGGTATCTGAAGAAAATTAG
- the LOC105167795 gene encoding protein TPX2 isoform X1, translated as MESPNRKSAQKFVKSIAQSAVSSTNRWSTRHSLSLPPSSANSLSGSWAKENTKPSEFRLHTQQRAAQRAIFNHSVAIKSCVMEHHKKQVEKVLKVIEEEEVRMLRREMIPRAQLMPFFDKPFLPQRSTRPLTVPREPSFHLTARKYSGSRISCR; from the exons ATGGAGAGCCCCAACAGAAAATCTGCTCAAAAG TTTGTGAAGAGCATCGCTCAGTCTGCGGTTTCATCGACCAACCGATGGTCGACGAGACACAGCCTCTCTCTACCGCCCTCCAGCGCCAACTCTCTATCCGGG TCTTGGGCAAAAGAAAACACCAAGCCGTCGGAATTCAGACTCCACACTCAGCAAAGAGCAGCGCAACGTGCAATATTCAACCACTCT GTCGCAATCAAGTCGTGCGTCATGGAGCATCACAAGAAACAAGTCGAGAAAGTGCTCAAG GTAATAGAGGAGGAAGAGGTCAGAATGCTTAGAAGGGAGATGATTCCTAGAGCTCAGTTGATGCCTTTTTTCGACAAACCATTTTTACCTCAaag ATCAACAAGGCCTTTGACAGTTCCTCGGGAGCCGAGTTTCCACTTAACAGCTCGCAAATACAGCGGCAGTCGCATTTCCTGCAGATAA
- the LOC105167795 gene encoding protein TPX2 isoform X2, with the protein MESPNRKSAQKSIAQSAVSSTNRWSTRHSLSLPPSSANSLSGSWAKENTKPSEFRLHTQQRAAQRAIFNHSVAIKSCVMEHHKKQVEKVLKVIEEEEVRMLRREMIPRAQLMPFFDKPFLPQRSTRPLTVPREPSFHLTARKYSGSRISCR; encoded by the exons ATGGAGAGCCCCAACAGAAAATCTGCTCAAAAG AGCATCGCTCAGTCTGCGGTTTCATCGACCAACCGATGGTCGACGAGACACAGCCTCTCTCTACCGCCCTCCAGCGCCAACTCTCTATCCGGG TCTTGGGCAAAAGAAAACACCAAGCCGTCGGAATTCAGACTCCACACTCAGCAAAGAGCAGCGCAACGTGCAATATTCAACCACTCT GTCGCAATCAAGTCGTGCGTCATGGAGCATCACAAGAAACAAGTCGAGAAAGTGCTCAAG GTAATAGAGGAGGAAGAGGTCAGAATGCTTAGAAGGGAGATGATTCCTAGAGCTCAGTTGATGCCTTTTTTCGACAAACCATTTTTACCTCAaag ATCAACAAGGCCTTTGACAGTTCCTCGGGAGCCGAGTTTCCACTTAACAGCTCGCAAATACAGCGGCAGTCGCATTTCCTGCAGATAA